In Sparus aurata chromosome 3, fSpaAur1.1, whole genome shotgun sequence, the following are encoded in one genomic region:
- the LOC115576924 gene encoding zinc fingers and homeoboxes protein 2-like, giving the protein MSSRRKSSTPCMVRVINDLPEEQDDPEEVMGMEISTDNDVTEKEQSESSESAEKSQNPQQENPENPDQQTFPKPVENQNPEPSEQEEQLGKTQLPVIEGVEAREEKDREEVESDPASQKKQARGYECKYCPFSTQNLNDFKEHVDSSHPNVILNPLYLCAVCNFNTNKFDSLTEHNESQHPGETNFKFKRIKMNNQTILEQTIEGKDNSVECEVTNEQGESNSSSVFPSCISTTVKPPESIQSLYQGSELKSQLDGLIQKDQITAVNINGTVIIPEPTILQGLSHVTPMLQRPPNFNSVPKIAVPLNTTKYNPSLDDNLTLITSFNKFPYPTHAELSWLTAASKHPEEQIKVWFTTQRLKQGITWSPEEVEEARKKMFNGSIPPAHHTFTVLPTSPVCQPSAKSSQQPLVHTTVRHSSHLRTIPSNGLSVVTTTNTPAGVAIGSSLKRTHLTTVFGPESKRPIMAVAPHSGDPKDKVLMAPPPPPPPQKDRLPMAPPPVPMEMKRPVALPLVTTEMKRSSATVPLMPPPSSSLSPSSLSKGKTLSALGNPKTKPVVSLPSIVFPESLTRPMIAPPPIFAPSFKNPLLIPLNSAITSKEKHPNTHAMPAADPKLPNSPPLITPQIRRPTIIQSIRAPAKAPSQIPGFLLDGKKLKEQQGVELKASYPRGDKVLTPLAEANGISRTDRKWPHHQTSIAHNNGVMHLDGGELAAAQKLDFHHKSSVLTQFPLLERMKGKTAEQLKILEENFLRNSFPTQSDVDNLAGTTHLSHQEIDSWFVERRALRDNLEQALLNSMGTKRMGTGGINAITKKGLHQQQHQTLPLNGIHKPSAGMGNLKSPLPPLHTVPIIAPSSIATSIPNPNSCSVPPDSRSQALLKDDFAQTRWPSPEEFSQSEGRTGLARAELARWFTDSRLQSGGMELTELFHNNGVNGSQGPPVCSPENAPPSIIRHCQEGALTNNNSSKVLEVELGWLMEHRANSLSSQHDELQDRFAGRLRQQNAAELKNGGQNGGHMGGPRDVFGSWLQDGHSRRGRELLLDRERKMAEDASGRLTG; this is encoded by the exons ATGTCCAGTCGTAGAAAGTCCTCCACCCCCTGCATGGTTCGGGTCATTAACGACCTGCCCGAAGAGCAAGATGACCCTGAGGAAGTCATGGGCATGGAAATATCGACAGACAATGAtgtgacagaaaaagaacagtCAGAATCATCTGAATCTGCAGAAAAGAGTCAAAACCCCCAGCAGGAGAATCCAGAGAATCCAGACCAGCAGACGTTTCCAAAACCAGTGGAAAACCAGAATCCTGAGCCATCAGAACAAGAGGAGCAGTTGGGTAAGACCCAACTCCCTGTCATTGAGGGTGTAGAAGCtagagaggagaaagacaggGAAGAGGTTGAATCAGACCCGGCATCTCAGAAAAAGCAGGCCAGAGGCTACGAGTGCAAATACTGCCCGTTCTCCACGCAGAACCTGAATGACTTTAAAGAGCATGTGGACTCCAGCCACCCTAACGTCATTCTCAATCCGTTGTACCTCTGTGCAGTCTGCAACTTCAACACCAACAAGTTTGACTCGCTCACAGAGCACAACGAGAGCCAGCACCCGGGCGAGACGAACTTCAAGTTCAAGCGGATAAAGATGAACAATCAGACTATCTTAGAACAGACAATCGAAGGCAAGGACAATTCAGTTGAATGCGAAGTGACAAATGAGCAAGGTGAAAGCAACAGCAGTTCTGTGTTTCCATCTTGCATATCTACCACGGTGAAACCCCCGGAGAGTATCCAGTCACTCTATCAAGGGAGCGAGCTGAAAAGCCAGCTGGATGGGCTGATCCAGAAGGATCAAATCACAGCGGTGAACATCAATGGAACGGTCATCATCCCTGAACCCACCATCCTCCAAGGGCTCTCCCATGTAACCCCGATGCTCCAGCGCCCACCGAACTTTAACTCTGTACCAAAAATAGCTGTTCCCTTGAACACCACCAAATACAATCCATCTTTAGATGACAACTTGACATTGATCACCTCCTTTAACAAGTTCCCTTACCCGACACATGCAGAGCTGTCGTGGCTGACAGCCGCCTCCAAGCACCCGGAGGAACAGATCAAAGTCTGGTTCACCACCCAGCGGCTTAAGCAAGGCATAACCTGGTCCCcggaggaggtggaagaggccaggaaaaaaatgttcaatggCTCCATCCCTCCTGCTCATCATACCTTCACCGTCCTGCCTACAAGCCCTGTCTGTCAGCCATCTGCCAAATCTTCCCAGCAGCCTCTGGTCCACACTACAGTCAGGCATTCAAGCCATTTACGGACAATCCCGTCCAATGGGTTAAGTGTTGTCACCACCACAAACACTCCTGCTGGAGTTGCCATTGGCTCCAGCCTTAAACGAACACACCTGACGACAGTGTTCGGCCCGGAGTCGAAGCGGCCAATCATGGCAGTTGCCCCCCATTCTGGCGACCCTAAGGATAAGGTCCTCAtggctcctcctccaccccctcctcctcagaaaGACCGTCTCCCAATGGCTCCGCCTCCAGTTCCCATGGAGATGAAGAGACCTGTAGCACTTCCTCTGGTCACCACAGAGATGAAGAGGTCATCCGCTACTGTGCCTTTAAtgccaccaccatcatcatcattatcacctTCTTCGTTGTCCAAAGGGAAGACTCTCTCTGCGTTAGGAAACCCCAAAACGAAGCCAGTGGTGTCGCTGCCCTCCATAGTCTTTCCAGAGTCATTAACGAGGCCAATGATTGCTCCGCCGCCTATCTTCGCCCCGTCATTTAAAAACCCATTACTTATTCCGTTAAATTCGGCCATCACTTCCAAAGAAAAGCACCCAAATACTCACGCTATGCCAGCTGCTGATCCGAAGCTGCCAAACTCCCCTCCACTTATCACCCCACAGATACGTAGGCCAACCATCATCCAGTCCATCCGCGCTCCGGCCAAAGCCCCGTCCCAGATTCCAGGATTCCTGTTGGATGGCAAGAAGCTAAAAGAGCAGCAAGGAGTGGAACTGAAAGCCAGCTACCCGAGAGGAGACAAGGTACTCACTCCTCTGGCCGAGGCCAACGGGATATCTcgaacagacaggaagtggccCCACCATCAAACCTCCATTGCTCACAACAATGGAGTCATGCATCTGGATGGTGGCGAGCTGGCAGCAGCGCAGAAACTTGACTTTCATCATAAGTCCTCGGTGCTGACACAATTCCCCCTGCTGGAGAGGATGAAAGGAAAGACAGCCGAACAGCTGAAGATCTTGGAGGAGAACTTCTTGAGGAACAGCTTCCCCACACAAAGCGATGTGGACAATCTGGCGGGCACCACCCACCTGTCCCACCAGGAAATCGACAGCTGGTTTGTGGAGCGCCGTGCACTACGTGACAACCTGGAACAAGCCCTTCTCAACTCCATGGGCACTAAGAGGATGGGCACCGGTGGCATCAACGCCATCACCAAGAAAGGACTACATCAGCAACAACACCAAACTCTACCGCTGAATGGGATTCACAAGCCAAGCGCCGGCATGGGCAACCTTAAGAGCCCTCTTCCACCCTTGCACACAGTGCCCATCATTGCTCCCAGCTCCATCGCCACCTCCATCCCCAACCCGAATTCTTGCTCAGTGCCTCCAGACAGCCGATCCCAGGCGCTCCTCAAGGACGATTTTGCTCAAACGCGGTGGCCTTCCCCTGAGGAGTTCAGCCAATCGGAGGGTCGGACAGGACTGGCTCGCGCCGAACTCGCCCGCTGGTTCACTGACAGCCGGCTGCAGAGCGGCGGCATGGAGCTGACAGAACTTTTTCACAACAATGGAGTGAATGGAAGCCAGGGGCCGCCTGTGTGCTCCCCTGAAAACGCTCCTCCCAGCATCATCCGGCACTGTCAGGAAGGAGCcctaacaaacaacaacagcagtaaggtgctggaggTTGAGTTGGGCTGGCTGATGGAGCATCGCGCCAACAGCCTCAGCAGTCAACATGATGAGCTCCAAGACCGGTTTGCTGGCAG ACTGAGGCAGCAGAACGCCGCCGAGTTGAAGAACGGGGGACAGAACGGGGGACACATGGGAGGACCGCGGGACGTGTTCGGGAGCTGGCTGCAGGACGGACACTCGAGGAGAGGACGGGAGCTGCTCCTGGACCGAGAGAGGAAGATGGCGGAGGACGCGTCTGGGAGGCTGACTGGATAA